The sequence CGGGTAAGTCCCTCGACGGTCAGTAACCTCAACCAGAAGATTTACGAGCGTATTGAGGAGTGGCGGCAGAGGCCGCTCAGGAATCGCTACGTGTATACCTACCTGGACGGCCTTTGGCTCAAGCGGGCTTGGGGAGGCGAGGTCGAGAACGTCAGTATCCTCGTGGCCATCGGAGTGAACGAGATGGGATTCCGCGAGGTGCTCGGAGTGAGCGAGGGCATGAGCGAAGACAAGGAGAGCTGGAGGAACCTGCTTCGCAACCTATACGGGCGGGGACTGCGCCGGATCGATCTGGCGATCTCCGATAAGGCAGCCGGGTTGATCGAGGCCTTACCGGAGTTTTATCCGCAAGCCAAATGGCAACGATGTGTCTTCCACTTCCATAAAAACATCCTACACAAAGTGCCCAAACAAAAGCGCGAGGAGGTGATCCCTATGCTCAAGGCAATCCATGCCCAGGAAGATGCCCAAAGTGCCCGCGAAAAAGCAATCTCCGTGGCCGCCAAGCTCGAAGACTTGAAGCTCGGTCCTGCAGCCAGCATCCTGCTTCAGGGAATCGACGAATCGCTCACCTACTACCGTTTCCCCAGAGAGCACCACCGCAGCATCCGCACCAACAATATGCTCGAAAGGATCATGAAGGAGATACGTCGCAGAACCCGAGTGGTCGGAAGCTTCCCGGATGGGAAAAGCGCTCTCATGCTCGCCTGTGCCAGACTTAGATACATCGCCACCAAATCGTGGTCCGATACCCGAAAATATATGGATATGACCAAGCTTGAGGAAATCGAACTTCAACAAACTGCCTGAAAATCGCCAGCCCCCCATGGGGGGCTATTGACATCAACATCAACGAAACATCATAAACCAATCACCAACGCCTTGAGGCACTCAGACCTTTTTGCGAAAGATTTTGGACACTAACCGGCTCTCGCCGATCCTCTCCGCGGTGCTGGAGGGATTTGTGCATGACGGAAGTGTGGAGCGGAATGGCGAAAGCCATTTCGATGGGGCTTGGTTGAGAAATTCGAGATTTGGCCGCCTTTCCGTAGAAACGGCTCTCGCCGTTCCTCTCCGCTGGGTTGGGTAAGCGTTCTGGTCGAAGCCTCTCCC is a genomic window of Puniceicoccus vermicola containing:
- a CDS encoding IS256 family transposase — its product is RVSPSTVSNLNQKIYERIEEWRQRPLRNRYVYTYLDGLWLKRAWGGEVENVSILVAIGVNEMGFREVLGVSEGMSEDKESWRNLLRNLYGRGLRRIDLAISDKAAGLIEALPEFYPQAKWQRCVFHFHKNILHKVPKQKREEVIPMLKAIHAQEDAQSAREKAISVAAKLEDLKLGPAASILLQGIDESLTYYRFPREHHRSIRTNNMLERIMKEIRRRTRVVGSFPDGKSALMLACARLRYIATKSWSDTRKYMDMTKLEEIELQQTA